In Aspergillus nidulans FGSC A4 chromosome II, a single window of DNA contains:
- a CDS encoding protein xptC (transcript_id=CADANIAT00004018), producing the protein MAKLSVILLFRSLLLCGALTVSRHATLVTEREVQSSKYDFIVVGGGVSGLTVADRLTEIPDVSVLVIEAGPVDRGEDFVYVPGSYERDPYIWPGLTNEPSAELNNRVFDSVVARVAGGGSIVNAMIFLRGTALDFDGWESLGNHGWGWEGMLPYFIKSENFTRPTPELAHEGNITWDDSVRGHDGPVRYSYPNYIYPGLGRLYEAALHIGIQPRLDPNGGQNTGVFNQPFAIDAATWTRSSARRNHYDPAVSRPNYHFLSDTTVARVIFDGTRAVGVEYLPSRGGGISTAFAAKEVLVAAGALHTPQVLQLSGVGPRDLLEALNIPIISDLPGVGSNLQDQTTFPFVYTWDSAVTPNVTTFLTNTTWATEQRVLYDQHLPSVWTLTRPLAPKFAFLSYEDATANTAYASILDDAQARDPADSLPGDIHPTVLAGYAVQRQIMFNEFRDAGLAVGGMSWDTDANVQVFNVKPFSRGYVYINQTDPLANPVIDFRTASDPTDFQLHIALLHKQRELFNAPSLAALGPTEVVPGPAVQTDEDIIKLMREILQPSNGHQCCSAPMMPRELGGVLSPEMKVYGTTGLRVIDISHWPKELSGPPMASIYAAGEKAADIIKGEHGWLGN; encoded by the exons ATGGCCAAGCTATCCGTAATTCTGCTTTTCCGCAGCCTTTTACTTTGCGGTGCGCTCACGGTCTCACGGCATGCTACGCTAGTGACTGAGCGAGAAGTCCAATCCAGCAAATACGACTTTATTGTGGTTGGAGGTGGTGTATCTGGGCTCACCGTGGCCGATCGTCTGACAGAGATTCCAGATG TGAGCGTTCTCGTCATTGAAGCAGGACCGGTTGATCGTGGTGAAGATTTTGTCTACGTGCCCGGGTCATACGAGCGTGATCCGTATATCTGGCCTGGCTTAACGAATGAACCATCCGCAGAGTTGAACAATCGAGTCTTTGACTCCGTTGTCGCTAGGGTGGCCGGAGGTGGCAGCATAGTGAATGCAATGATCTTCCTGAG AGGAACTGCGTTGGACTTCGACGGCTGGGAATCACTTGGAAATCATGGATGGGGGTGGGAGGGCATGTTGCCATACTTCATCAAG AGTGAGAACTTTACCAGGCCAACCCCAGAACTTGCCCACGAAGGAAATATTACCTGGGATGATTCTGTTCGGGGCCATGATGGGCCCGTCCGATATTCATATCCAAACTACATCTATCCCGGACTAG GCCGGCTTTACGAAGCCGCTCTTCATATTGGCATACAACCAAGACTAGACCCCAACGGGGGACAAAACACAGGTGTCTTCAACCAGCCGTTCGCTATAGATGCAGCTACATGGACCAGAAGTTCTGCCAGACGAAACCACTACGACCCAGCTGTCAGCCGTCCCAACTATCATTTCCTCTCAGACACTACCGTGGCGCGGGTTATCTTCGATGGAACGCGAGCCGTTGGTGTCGAATATCTCCCTAGCAGAGGCGGCGGTATATCCACTGCATTCGCCGCGAAGGAAGTCCTtgtcgctgctggtgctctCCACACACCACAGGTTCTCCAACTCTCCGGAGTCGGACCGCGTGACTTGCTTGAGGCGCTCAACATCCCAATTATCTCCGACTTACCTGGAGTTGGGTCTAATCTGCAGGACCAGACGACATTCCCGTTCGTGTATACAT GGGACAGTGCCGTCACCCCAAACGTCACCACTTTCCTCACAAACACCACTTGGGCAACGGAGCAGCGCGTGCTATACGACCAACACCTCCCAAGCGTATGGACTCTCACTAGGCCACTTGCCCCCAAATTCGCGTTCCTATCGTACGAGGACGCGACCGCAAACACCGCATACGCAAGCATACTCGACGACGCCCAAGCCCGTGATCCAGCAGACTCCTTACCCGGAGACATTCATCCCACTGTTCTTGCAGGCTACGCCGTCCAAAGGCAAATAATGTTTAATGAATTTCGCGATGCTGGACTGGCAGTTGGAGGCATGTCGTGGGACACTGATGCAAACGTGCAAGTCTTCAACGTGAAGCCCTTCAGCCGTGGGTACGTTTATATCAACCAGACAGACCCGCTCGCCAATCCAGTGATCGATTTCCGCACGGCGTCCGACCCGACGGACTTCCAGCTGCATATAGCTCTCCTCCATAAACAGCGCGAACTGTTCAATGCACCGTCTCTGGCGGCTCTTGGTCCGACGGAGGTGGTGCCTGGTCCCGCAGTACAGACTGATGAGGACATAATTAAATTAATGAGGGAGATCTTGCAGCCTTCGAATGGGCATCAATGCTGCTCAGCGCCCATGATGCCGCGAGAACTCGGTGGTGTACTCTCGCCTGAGATGAAAGTGTACGGTACTACTGGATTACGTGTCATTGATATCAGTCACTGGCCGAAGGAACTCTCTGGTCCGCCCATGGCATCTATTTAtgcagctggagagaag GCTGCGGATATCATTAAGGGTGAgcatggctggctgggtAACTAA
- a CDS encoding uncharacterized protein (transcript_id=CADANIAT00004019), producing MASPYVVLVTGGNNGIGYEACKAFYESPKSYIILMGSRSLEKGEAAIRKIKEVVPNSSNTLELIQLDVTSDESIQKAYEQILKSPGRLDALVNNAGATFDFDYNASKVTLRECFNKAYDVNVTGATVLTHTLAPLLIKSSDPRLLFIAGLSMMTVAMKEYFPTPPLPAGWPKKVEFETIGYRCSKTALNMLMLDWNHKLKADKVKVWAVGPGMLETDLGGQRELAKKMGLGSATLGGTLIRDVVEGARDQDVGRVIQRDGDGFVPL from the exons ATGGCATCTCCCTACGTTGTCCTTGTCACGGGCGGCAATAATGGCATCGGATACGAAGCCTGCAAGGCTTTCTACGAGTCTCCGAAGTCCTACATCATCCTCATGGGCTCCCGCTCCCTCGAGAAAGGCGAAGCGGCCATAAGGAAAATCAAGGAGGTGGTCCCAAACAGCTCAAATACTCTCGAGCTCATTCAGCTCGACGTCACCAGCGACGAGTCTATCCAGAAAGCGTACGAGCAGATTCTCAAAAGCCCGGGGCGTTTAGATGCGCTTGTTAACAACGCCG GAGCAACCTTTGATTTCGACTACAATGCCAGCAAAGTTACCCTCCGCGAGTGCTTTAACAAAGCCTACGACGTTAACGTAACCGGTGCCACAGTCCTAACACACACGCTCGCCCCGCTCCTCATCAAATCCTCTGACCcccgcctcctcttcatagCCGGTCTTTCCATGATGACCGTCGCAATGAAGGAGTACTTCCCGACGCCTCCGCTGCCAGCGGGCTGGCCGAAGAAGGTCGAATTCGAGACAATCGGGTACCGGTGCTCTAAGACGGCGCTGAATATGCTTATGCTTGACTGGAACCATAAGCTCAAGGCGGACAAAGTCAAGGTGTGGGCTGTTGGGCCGGGTATGCTCGAGACTGACCTTGGTGGACAAAgggagctggcgaagaagatggggCTTGGGTCAGCTACTTTAGGAGGAACGCTCATTCGGGACGTCGTTGAGGGGGCGAGAGATCAGGATGTTGGGAGGGTAATCCAaagggatggggatgggTTTGTTCCTCTTTAA